The following coding sequences are from one Streptomyces sp. V3I7 window:
- a CDS encoding class F sortase, whose product MYASELSWLAVEEERPRRRAPWGVIALVLLTGLALIRNGSGEFDVGPPQPAPAAAAAADTRVPSAAPARPVQALPFSAADRVAIPAIRVDAPVVPVGLDEDGWIGAPPPENPNLAGWFTGAVSPGEKGTAVVVGHVDNKSGPAVFYGLGSLKKGDLVDVRRADGRTAEFEIYGVEVFGKNDFPGDRVYGAKGTPELRVITCGGGYSKQNGYDGNVVVFARLAEVR is encoded by the coding sequence ATGTACGCGTCCGAGCTGTCCTGGCTTGCCGTGGAGGAGGAGCGGCCCAGGAGGCGTGCCCCGTGGGGCGTCATAGCGCTGGTGCTGCTGACCGGGCTGGCGCTCATCCGCAACGGTTCGGGAGAGTTCGACGTCGGCCCGCCGCAGCCCGCTCCGGCGGCGGCCGCGGCGGCCGACACCCGCGTGCCGAGCGCGGCGCCCGCCCGGCCCGTACAGGCGCTGCCGTTCTCCGCCGCGGACCGGGTCGCCATTCCCGCGATCCGGGTCGACGCGCCCGTCGTGCCCGTGGGCCTGGACGAGGACGGCTGGATCGGGGCGCCGCCGCCCGAGAACCCGAACCTGGCCGGCTGGTTCACCGGCGCCGTCTCGCCCGGCGAGAAGGGGACCGCGGTCGTCGTCGGCCATGTCGACAACAAGTCGGGCCCCGCCGTGTTCTACGGCCTCGGCTCGCTGAAGAAGGGGGATCTCGTCGACGTACGGCGCGCGGACGGCAGGACGGCCGAGTTCGAGATCTACGGCGTCGAGGTCTTCGGCAAGAACGACTTCCCCGGCGACCGCGTCTACGGCGCGAAGGGCACTCCCGAGCTGCGAGTCATCACGTGCGGCGGCGGTTACTCGAAGCAGAACGGCTACGACGGCAACGTCGTCGTCTTCGCGCGCCTGGCCGAGGTCCGCTGA